Proteins encoded together in one Roseibacterium elongatum DSM 19469 window:
- a CDS encoding H-NS histone family protein, producing the protein MRPEINRRILLKAGRKSGLRSHGFELAELLGESSGSRRKASAPSAPRYRHPENPEVTWSGRGRRPAWVTAALECGKSLEDLAI; encoded by the coding sequence ATGAGGCCAGAAATCAACCGACGGATTCTCCTGAAGGCTGGACGGAAGTCGGGTCTCAGGTCACATGGTTTCGAGCTCGCTGAGCTGCTCGGAGAGAGCTCAGGAAGCCGCAGGAAGGCCTCTGCGCCCTCTGCGCCCAGATACCGACATCCTGAGAACCCTGAAGTCACCTGGAGCGGCCGTGGACGCCGTCCGGCCTGGGTTACGGCAGCGCTCGAGTGTGGCAAGTCTCTCGAGGATCTTGCGATCTGA
- a CDS encoding M20 family metallopeptidase: protein MTETRADTDRLSADLTGMVAIASINPFGAPPRPGHREAEMAADLRTRLEALGLETGLDEIAPGRPNVWGRLKGQGGGPTVLLAAHLDTVGIEGYDGALVPRVEAGRVHGRGSCDMKAALACYLETIRQIRERRLTLSGDVLIAGLIDEEDQMLGSRAWGRSGQRADFAIVGEPTGLAICPAHKGQLCAVIRTEGRATHSSRPELGINAVEHMAEVIVALSELDGCLRRDGPDHPLCGHGRFSMNVIQGGSIASAIPDWCELEVDRRFLPGESPADILADIGRRLDGVMALRPDLRVSLSDPSLLAAALDTPVSSGIVAALRRAVETVTGAPARIEAFPGATDAPNLGCPAVICGPGHLEQAHSLNEWVEVRQMQLAVEIYVAALADLAG, encoded by the coding sequence ATGACCGAGACCCGCGCCGATACCGACCGCCTTTCCGCCGACCTGACCGGTATGGTGGCGATCGCCTCGATCAACCCCTTTGGCGCGCCGCCGCGCCCCGGTCATCGAGAGGCCGAGATGGCTGCCGATCTGCGAACGCGGCTGGAGGCCTTGGGCCTGGAAACCGGCCTTGACGAGATCGCGCCGGGCCGGCCGAATGTTTGGGGCCGGTTGAAGGGGCAGGGCGGTGGCCCGACCGTCCTGCTTGCGGCGCATCTCGATACCGTCGGGATCGAGGGCTATGACGGGGCGCTTGTGCCTCGGGTCGAGGCCGGCCGCGTCCATGGGCGCGGTTCCTGCGACATGAAGGCGGCCCTTGCCTGCTATCTGGAAACGATACGCCAGATCCGAGAGCGGCGGCTGACCCTGTCGGGGGATGTGCTGATTGCCGGGCTGATCGACGAGGAAGACCAGATGCTGGGCTCCCGCGCCTGGGGGCGCTCCGGCCAGAGAGCGGATTTCGCCATCGTCGGTGAGCCGACCGGCCTTGCCATCTGTCCGGCCCACAAGGGGCAATTATGCGCGGTCATCCGCACCGAAGGCCGCGCCACCCACTCGTCACGACCCGAACTGGGCATCAATGCGGTCGAGCACATGGCCGAAGTCATTGTGGCGCTGTCGGAGCTGGATGGGTGTCTGCGCAGGGATGGCCCCGATCACCCCCTTTGTGGTCATGGTCGGTTCTCGATGAACGTCATTCAGGGCGGAAGCATCGCTTCGGCGATCCCGGACTGGTGCGAACTGGAGGTGGATCGGCGGTTCCTGCCCGGGGAAAGCCCGGCAGACATCCTGGCCGATATTGGGCGGCGTCTCGACGGGGTGATGGCGCTGCGGCCCGATCTCCGGGTATCGTTGTCCGATCCCAGCCTGTTGGCGGCAGCCCTCGATACACCTGTCTCCTCGGGCATCGTGGCCGCCTTGCGCCGCGCGGTCGAGACGGTGACGGGCGCGCCCGCCCGGATCGAGGCATTTCCCGGCGCGACCGACGCGCCAAATCTGGGATGTCCGGCCGTGATCTGCGGGCCGGGTCACCTAGAGCAGGCGCATAGCCTGAATGAATGGGTCGAGGTCAGACAGATGCAGTTGGCGGTCGAGATCTATGTCGCCGCCCTGGCCGATCTGGCAGGATAG
- a CDS encoding NADH-quinone oxidoreductase subunit N: MTDGSIWSVAPLVLLGFAAILAMVLAPVQPTPRVRLAAAVPMALAVLILLFRLDAPEAPLSVLLADDGMARLGALLAAAAGLGTLSFTRTICTGREGPALVAIAATGGVALASANHGATLFLGLELTTLPMVALALMPRTEAAVEAGYKLFLIAGIGAGAVLMGLAFGFGASGSLRLDAWSVEGPIAAIGLAFLLVGLSVKFALVPFHMWSPDLFAGAPAPVGALAGSISKVAVAIAALRIGLSLPAPEIWKLGLLLTGGAAVILGNLAALRQDNLLRMLGYSSIAHSGYIALVLAVGGDLMGDTVLVYVASYAPAIIAAFAVAGLMGAETRLEDLRGLAWSRPLAGVALGVALLSMAGLPPAVGFIAKIYLFSSLAGEAAWGPLVIAAVGSALGFAYYLRFSIKIFTAPVGPTPRAVLNRADGLAMAVAVALVVALGLYPEPLTALVAASLP; encoded by the coding sequence ATGACAGACGGCTCCATCTGGTCGGTCGCACCGCTGGTCCTGCTGGGGTTTGCCGCCATCCTTGCGATGGTGCTTGCCCCGGTCCAGCCGACACCGCGCGTGCGCCTTGCAGCGGCGGTCCCGATGGCGCTGGCCGTTTTGATCCTGCTGTTTCGCCTCGATGCCCCCGAGGCGCCGCTGAGCGTTCTGCTGGCGGATGACGGCATGGCGCGGCTGGGCGCATTGCTGGCCGCGGCGGCCGGTCTGGGCACCCTCAGCTTCACGCGGACGATCTGCACCGGCCGCGAGGGTCCGGCCCTGGTCGCGATTGCCGCAACCGGCGGGGTGGCACTGGCCTCGGCCAATCACGGGGCGACCCTGTTCCTGGGGTTGGAGCTGACGACCTTGCCGATGGTCGCACTGGCGCTCATGCCGCGCACCGAGGCTGCGGTCGAAGCCGGCTACAAGCTGTTTCTGATCGCCGGTATCGGGGCGGGGGCGGTGCTGATGGGGCTGGCCTTTGGCTTTGGCGCGTCGGGCAGCCTGAGACTGGATGCCTGGTCGGTCGAGGGGCCCATCGCCGCCATCGGTCTGGCGTTCCTGCTGGTGGGGCTGTCGGTCAAGTTTGCGCTGGTGCCGTTTCACATGTGGTCGCCGGATCTGTTTGCGGGGGCGCCGGCGCCCGTCGGGGCGCTTGCCGGCTCCATCTCCAAGGTCGCGGTCGCCATTGCCGCGCTGCGCATCGGCCTCAGCCTGCCGGCGCCCGAAATCTGGAAGCTTGGTCTGCTTCTGACCGGCGGGGCGGCGGTGATTCTCGGAAATCTGGCAGCCTTGCGCCAGGACAATCTGCTGAGGATGCTGGGCTACTCCTCGATCGCGCATTCAGGCTACATCGCGCTGGTGCTGGCCGTCGGGGGCGATCTGATGGGGGATACCGTCCTGGTCTACGTGGCCAGCTATGCGCCTGCGATCATCGCCGCCTTTGCCGTCGCGGGCCTTATGGGGGCGGAAACCCGACTTGAGGATCTGCGCGGGCTTGCATGGTCTCGACCGCTTGCCGGCGTGGCCCTTGGCGTGGCGCTGCTCTCGATGGCGGGTCTGCCGCCGGCGGTCGGGTTCATCGCCAAGATCTACCTGTTCAGCAGCCTTGCAGGTGAGGCGGCCTGGGGACCGCTGGTGATTGCAGCGGTCGGATCGGCCCTGGGCTTTGCCTATTACCTGCGGTTTTCCATCAAGATCTTCACCGCCCCCGTCGGACCGACCCCGCGTGCGGTATTGAACCGCGCGGATGGTCTGGCGATGGCGGTGGCGGTGGCCCTGGTGGTGGCCTTGGGGCTGTACCCCGAGCCCTTGACGGCATTGGTGGCCGCATCGCTGCCCTGA
- a CDS encoding complex I subunit 4 family protein produces the protein MGLSLQILLPFFGGLAVLFAPRFGRDMERWGTIAVMAVTLLILIFISLNGDSGRWLQMVQADWAPSFGIQVLLAMDGLTAAMLAISAGLGIVCVFISWEVTHRSPLYHAVICWTVAAANGVFLSFDLLVFAFFWELMIIPAFLLIGLWGYGNRESAAMKFLVFNAVAGLGLLAAVFWMGATAPEITFDAFELAEAGYSTPVQVILLLGFALAFMVKLPVPPFHAWLPDAHTQAPTAGSILLAGLLLKTGAYGLFRFPPLLFPDGLMAVAPYGMALGAFGVVYGAILACGQFDAKRLIAYTSIAHMSIVLMGVCGGVHFALAGAGVEMIAHAFSSSALFLLIGALQHRTGTRDLRELGGLQKTAPAFATSFAVFFAAALAMPGTANFLGEALVITGMFQVNWAFAAIALVSLVVSVVYATRLIGAIVFGKPKAETAVFDDLKPYELWPIIALGAGTIVFGLFPQVLIGWLRPAIDAALLPLGVGAP, from the coding sequence ATGGGGTTGAGCTTACAGATTCTTCTGCCCTTTTTCGGTGGGTTGGCCGTGCTCTTCGCGCCCCGGTTCGGACGGGACATGGAACGCTGGGGCACCATCGCCGTGATGGCGGTGACCCTGCTGATACTGATCTTCATCTCGCTGAACGGCGATAGCGGGCGCTGGCTGCAGATGGTGCAGGCCGACTGGGCGCCGTCCTTCGGCATTCAGGTCTTGCTGGCAATGGACGGGCTGACGGCGGCGATGCTGGCGATCTCGGCAGGCCTGGGGATCGTGTGTGTCTTCATCTCGTGGGAGGTGACGCACCGCTCGCCATTGTATCACGCGGTGATCTGCTGGACCGTTGCCGCGGCGAACGGGGTTTTCCTGTCTTTCGACCTGCTGGTCTTTGCCTTCTTCTGGGAACTGATGATCATCCCCGCCTTCCTGCTGATCGGCCTTTGGGGCTATGGCAATCGGGAAAGCGCCGCGATGAAGTTCCTCGTCTTCAATGCGGTGGCGGGCCTTGGCCTTTTGGCAGCCGTGTTCTGGATGGGGGCGACCGCGCCCGAGATCACCTTCGACGCCTTCGAACTGGCCGAGGCCGGCTACTCGACGCCGGTGCAGGTCATCCTGCTGCTGGGTTTTGCGCTGGCCTTCATGGTCAAGCTGCCTGTGCCGCCCTTTCACGCGTGGCTGCCGGATGCGCATACGCAGGCGCCCACGGCGGGTTCGATCCTGCTGGCGGGGCTGTTGCTGAAAACCGGGGCCTACGGTCTGTTCCGTTTCCCGCCGCTCTTGTTTCCCGACGGGTTGATGGCCGTGGCCCCCTACGGCATGGCATTGGGTGCATTCGGGGTGGTGTACGGCGCAATCCTGGCCTGCGGACAATTCGATGCCAAGCGGCTGATCGCCTACACCTCGATTGCGCATATGAGCATCGTGCTGATGGGGGTGTGCGGCGGCGTGCATTTCGCCCTTGCCGGGGCAGGCGTCGAGATGATCGCCCACGCGTTTTCCTCGTCGGCGCTGTTCCTGCTGATCGGGGCGTTGCAGCATCGCACCGGCACCCGTGACCTGCGCGAACTGGGCGGCCTGCAGAAAACGGCGCCGGCCTTCGCGACCTCGTTCGCGGTGTTCTTCGCCGCGGCGCTGGCCATGCCCGGCACCGCCAACTTCCTTGGCGAGGCGCTGGTCATCACCGGCATGTTCCAGGTCAACTGGGCCTTCGCCGCCATCGCGCTGGTGTCGCTGGTCGTCTCGGTCGTCTATGCCACCCGCCTGATCGGGGCCATCGTCTTTGGCAAACCCAAGGCAGAGACAGCCGTGTTCGATGACCTCAAACCCTACGAGCTTTGGCCGATCATCGCGCTGGGTGCAGGGACGATCGTCTTCGGCCTGTTCCCGCAGGTCCTGATCGGCTGGCTGCGCCCGGCCATTGACGCGGCGCTCTTGCCGCTGGGGGTAGGTGCGCCATGA
- a CDS encoding NADH-quinone oxidoreductase subunit 5 family protein, with translation MLAYLLLLVPLPPLGGFLLLALDPYRMDRRPVLALSLAAGIAPLFLFLPLAIAYFNGAVGDMIAPAFTLNFGQYEVALAMQLDPLSAIGATTVTVVASCVMVYAADYMSGARVADLRRFFALMNLFQAGMLSMVLAADSIVFFLGWELMGLCSFFLISYNMTSPRAFAAGQKAFVMTRIADAALLAGLLLLFLEATSVRMDELIPAGLAADESRAAIIAVLLLVGALGKSAQLPFQTWLPTAMAGPTPVSALLHSATMVAAGAVLLARFAPLIEATPGVAAATAIAGVATALFGAFCAIAQTDIKRLLAYSSISQIGYMLVAVGMGAPGVAMAHFVVHALFKSLLFMAAGVLSHAGGGSTAIEKLRGTAYVAPISFVTYTIGAMALAGFPIISAGWWSKEAILGAAIEAGPFGQFLWLVGLGGAALTGVYAYRPVLCALRKPLHETPKGHESWLAVAPLIFLAVLSVLGGFLVEPIVHLMGGHKPHPGLGIEVMGAVAALVGLLGSVAVTFIPSWNARIKRARRLRAGMQVDAIYYAFLVRPYRRVVRILSGRDGKLAKHIGEGPEAREGGMGDPVGTATVVFGLWLARVVTAPFTPDRFDTVIMRGAREARRAGLWTRRLQSGRLRDYALAFAMGLGVLVILGWGMTWG, from the coding sequence ATGCTGGCCTATCTCCTCCTTCTCGTGCCGCTGCCGCCGCTGGGCGGTTTCCTGCTGCTGGCGCTCGATCCCTACCGGATGGACAGGCGCCCGGTGCTGGCGCTGTCGCTGGCGGCGGGCATCGCGCCGCTGTTTCTGTTCCTGCCGCTGGCCATTGCCTATTTCAACGGGGCGGTGGGCGACATGATCGCACCGGCCTTCACGCTGAATTTCGGCCAATACGAGGTCGCGCTGGCCATGCAGCTCGACCCGCTCAGCGCAATCGGCGCGACCACCGTGACGGTCGTGGCGAGTTGCGTGATGGTCTATGCCGCCGATTACATGTCGGGCGCGCGCGTCGCGGATTTGCGCCGTTTCTTCGCGCTGATGAACCTGTTCCAGGCCGGGATGCTGTCGATGGTTCTGGCGGCAGACAGCATCGTCTTCTTCCTCGGGTGGGAGTTGATGGGCCTCTGCTCGTTCTTCCTGATCTCCTACAACATGACCTCGCCGCGCGCCTTCGCCGCCGGTCAGAAAGCCTTCGTCATGACACGCATCGCGGATGCGGCGCTCTTGGCGGGGCTTCTGCTGCTGTTTCTCGAGGCGACCTCGGTGCGCATGGATGAACTGATCCCGGCCGGTCTGGCCGCCGACGAGAGCCGCGCGGCCATCATCGCGGTGCTGTTGCTGGTGGGCGCGCTGGGCAAATCGGCACAGCTGCCGTTCCAGACCTGGCTGCCGACCGCCATGGCCGGGCCGACGCCCGTGTCGGCGCTGTTGCACTCGGCCACGATGGTGGCGGCGGGCGCGGTGTTGCTGGCCCGCTTCGCCCCGCTGATCGAGGCGACACCGGGGGTTGCGGCCGCGACCGCCATCGCGGGCGTCGCCACGGCCCTGTTCGGCGCGTTCTGCGCGATCGCGCAGACCGATATCAAACGCCTGCTTGCCTATTCCTCGATCAGCCAGATCGGCTACATGCTGGTGGCGGTCGGCATGGGCGCGCCGGGTGTGGCGATGGCGCATTTCGTCGTCCACGCCCTGTTCAAATCGCTGCTGTTCATGGCGGCGGGCGTGCTGTCGCATGCCGGCGGCGGCTCGACCGCGATCGAGAAGCTGCGCGGCACCGCCTATGTCGCCCCGATTTCCTTTGTGACCTACACGATCGGGGCCATGGCGCTGGCGGGCTTTCCGATCATATCGGCGGGCTGGTGGTCGAAAGAGGCGATCCTCGGGGCCGCGATCGAGGCCGGCCCCTTCGGTCAGTTCCTGTGGCTTGTCGGCCTGGGCGGGGCCGCGCTGACAGGTGTCTATGCCTATCGCCCGGTGCTCTGCGCGCTGCGCAAACCGCTGCATGAGACGCCGAAGGGTCACGAAAGCTGGCTTGCCGTGGCGCCTCTGATCTTCCTGGCGGTGCTGTCGGTGCTGGGCGGGTTCCTTGTGGAGCCGATCGTTCACCTGATGGGCGGGCACAAGCCGCATCCCGGTCTCGGGATCGAGGTGATGGGGGCCGTCGCGGCGCTGGTCGGCCTGCTGGGGTCGGTGGCCGTCACCTTCATCCCGTCCTGGAACGCGCGCATCAAGCGGGCCCGCCGCCTGCGGGCGGGCATGCAGGTGGACGCGATCTACTACGCCTTTCTGGTGCGGCCCTATCGCCGTGTCGTGCGGATTCTCTCGGGCCGTGACGGCAAACTGGCCAAGCATATCGGCGAGGGTCCCGAAGCGCGCGAGGGCGGCATGGGCGACCCCGTGGGCACCGCCACCGTCGTCTTCGGCCTGTGGCTGGCGCGGGTCGTGACCGCGCCCTTCACGCCGGATCGGTTCGACACGGTGATCATGCGCGGCGCGCGCGAGGCGCGGCGTGCGGGACTTTGGACGCGGCGGCTGCAAAGCGGCCGCCTGCGTGACTATGCGCTCGCCTTCGCGATGGGGCTGGGTGTTCTGGTAATCTTGGGATGGGGAATGACATGGGGTTGA
- a CDS encoding NADH-quinone oxidoreductase subunit NuoK, translating to MSALNILLVLATGIFLAGLFGVAARRTILMQLISLEVMLAGPALAFVAAGAHHGSIEGSAMFILVLGLAAAEVALGLAIYLHMRRATGGDSDAATRLRG from the coding sequence ATGAGCGCGCTCAATATCCTGTTGGTGCTGGCCACGGGCATTTTCCTCGCGGGGCTGTTCGGGGTGGCCGCGCGGCGCACCATCCTGATGCAGCTGATCTCGCTGGAGGTGATGCTGGCCGGACCGGCGCTGGCCTTTGTCGCGGCGGGCGCGCATCACGGCTCGATCGAGGGCAGTGCGATGTTCATCCTCGTGCTGGGCTTGGCCGCTGCCGAGGTGGCGTTGGGCCTTGCGATCTACCTGCACATGCGGCGCGCCACCGGTGGCGACAGCGATGCCGCGACACGGCTGCGGGGGTAG
- a CDS encoding NADH-quinone oxidoreductase subunit J family protein has protein sequence MSWGVAIWAATVAFGAAILAVTRPSAVHALLLLLAALISLGVGFFAMGANFAGAIQLLIYAGAVVAVFVFVVMTVDAGDKAMAVEREMLRHAWRWPAFIVSLSVVPILFGIGGGQMGDGAPAPVRTEDLGLLLFGEWSAVTELITLLLIAGMLGVRHLGRALGPRLREREPE, from the coding sequence ATGAGCTGGGGCGTCGCCATCTGGGCCGCAACCGTGGCCTTCGGGGCCGCCATTCTTGCGGTGACACGCCCCTCGGCGGTGCATGCGCTGCTGCTGTTGCTGGCCGCGCTGATCTCGCTGGGGGTGGGGTTCTTTGCCATGGGGGCCAATTTCGCCGGTGCGATCCAGCTGTTGATCTATGCCGGGGCCGTTGTGGCCGTGTTCGTCTTTGTCGTGATGACGGTCGATGCCGGGGACAAGGCCATGGCGGTCGAGCGCGAAATGCTGCGCCATGCCTGGCGCTGGCCCGCCTTCATCGTCAGCCTGTCGGTGGTGCCGATCCTGTTCGGCATCGGCGGCGGGCAGATGGGCGATGGGGCCCCGGCCCCGGTGCGGACCGAAGACCTTGGGCTTTTGTTGTTTGGCGAGTGGAGCGCGGTCACCGAGTTGATCACGTTGCTGCTCATCGCGGGGATGCTGGGCGTCCGCCACCTTGGCCGCGCCCTCGGCCCCCGCCTGCGTGAAAGGGAGCCGGAATGA
- the nuoI gene encoding NADH-quinone oxidoreductase subunit NuoI, which translates to MKGILDSLVNVGRKLVTKKYTRQYPEEKPDLPARYRARIVLTRDPDGQERCVACNLCAVACPVDCIDVVKAETEDGRWYPETFRINFARCIFCGYCEEACPTQAIQLTPDFETADYTRAGLIHDKEDLLIAGQGKQEGYRYWSVAGKAIDGKPKGAAETEAAPINLKDLTP; encoded by the coding sequence ATGAAGGGTATACTCGACAGTCTGGTCAATGTCGGGCGCAAGCTCGTCACCAAGAAATACACCCGCCAGTATCCCGAGGAAAAACCGGACCTGCCGGCGCGGTATCGTGCGCGCATTGTCCTGACCCGCGATCCCGATGGGCAGGAACGCTGCGTAGCCTGCAACCTGTGCGCCGTGGCCTGCCCGGTCGATTGCATCGATGTCGTCAAGGCCGAGACCGAGGATGGGCGCTGGTATCCCGAAACCTTCCGGATCAATTTCGCGCGCTGCATCTTCTGCGGCTATTGCGAAGAGGCCTGTCCGACGCAGGCCATTCAACTGACCCCCGATTTCGAAACCGCCGACTACACACGCGCGGGGCTGATCCACGACAAGGAGGATCTGCTGATCGCGGGGCAGGGCAAGCAAGAGGGCTATCGCTACTGGTCGGTGGCCGGCAAGGCCATCGACGGCAAGCCGAAAGGCGCGGCCGAGACCGAGGCCGCGCCGATCAACCTGAAGGATCTGACACCATGA
- the nuoH gene encoding NADH-quinone oxidoreductase subunit NuoH → MNTGLTILFSLALIMALLVAAGVFTWVERRGLGFFQERLGPNRVGPFGFLQWVADTVKLLTKEDEVPPGGDAVTFRLAPALAAIPVLAGFAVVAAGPGLTLSALDMGVIFALAMLALTVYAMVLGAWASHNRYALLGGLRAAAQMLSYEAFFGLSLMGVVMLAGSLNLGEIVAAQQGVWFVVTQPLGCILFLLAGIAAAHRLPFDLQESEQDLVAGFMTEYSGMSFALFFLGEYLAIILVSALAVTLFFGGWLGPILPGPIWFGIKVGLLALAFIWIRAILPRPRYDQLVGFAWKWALPLALVNLLLTGAIVALTGVGGGAA, encoded by the coding sequence ATGAACACCGGTCTCACGATCCTTTTTTCCCTGGCGCTGATCATGGCGCTGCTGGTCGCGGCGGGCGTCTTTACCTGGGTCGAACGGCGGGGCCTTGGCTTTTTCCAGGAACGTCTGGGGCCGAACCGGGTCGGACCCTTTGGATTCCTGCAATGGGTGGCCGACACGGTCAAACTGCTGACCAAGGAAGACGAGGTGCCGCCGGGTGGCGACGCGGTGACCTTCCGCCTTGCCCCGGCGCTGGCGGCGATCCCGGTCCTGGCGGGTTTTGCCGTGGTGGCCGCCGGCCCTGGCCTGACCCTCTCGGCGCTGGATATGGGCGTGATCTTTGCCCTCGCCATGCTGGCGCTGACCGTTTACGCGATGGTCCTTGGGGCCTGGGCGTCGCACAACCGATACGCGCTTCTGGGCGGGCTCAGGGCGGCGGCGCAAATGCTGTCTTACGAGGCGTTTTTCGGCCTGTCCCTGATGGGTGTGGTGATGCTGGCCGGGTCGCTGAACCTGGGCGAGATCGTCGCGGCGCAGCAGGGCGTCTGGTTCGTGGTCACCCAGCCCTTGGGTTGCATCCTGTTCCTTCTGGCCGGCATCGCGGCGGCGCACCGTCTGCCCTTTGACCTGCAGGAATCCGAACAGGACCTCGTGGCCGGGTTCATGACCGAATATTCCGGGATGAGTTTCGCGCTGTTCTTCCTCGGGGAATACCTGGCGATCATCCTTGTGTCCGCCTTGGCCGTGACGCTGTTTTTCGGTGGCTGGCTGGGGCCGATCCTGCCGGGGCCGATCTGGTTCGGGATCAAGGTTGGTCTGCTGGCGCTCGCCTTCATCTGGATCCGCGCGATCCTGCCGCGCCCGCGCTATGACCAACTGGTCGGGTTCGCGTGGAAATGGGCGCTGCCCCTGGCCCTGGTGAACCTGCTTCTGACCGGGGCGATCGTGGCGCTAACCGGCGTGGGGGGAGGTGCGGCATGA